The genomic interval AAAATATTGTTTTGGAGATGATAGTAGTCAGCTAAAAGACTATGCTTGGTATGGTGATAATTCCAATAGACAAACTCATCCTGTAGGGCAAAAAAAGCCCAATGCTTGGGGATTATATGACATGCACGGAAATGTCTGGGAATGGTGTGCTGATGATTGGCATGATAACTACCAGGGAGCGCCTAACGATGGGAGTATATGGTTAGATGGTAATAAACAAGAACAAAAACTACTTGGAGGGTCTTGTTACAGCTGTAGTAATTACTGCCGTTCTGCCTATCGTATTAGCTGTGCACGCGATCGCAGAAGCTACAAGTGCGGATTTCGCATTATTTTTATTTTGTCTAGGATTACTTAGGTCTTTACCCTTTTACCCTTTACTTTCGAGCCAGTAGGGGGGTCGAATTTTTTTTAAATATTAAGTTTTGTTAAGTATTGGGAAATTTATTTCTAGTTAACCAATCGAGTAAATCTTGTTCTTGCTGAAAATCTAATAAAGCTTCGCCTAAATCTTCTAATTGTGTCAAACTTAACTGATTGATTAAGGTTTCATTAGATGGAGAAAGTTGACCAAATTTACGTTTTAATAAACGCAGAATCAGACTTGCTTCACCCTCAGCTTTAGCCTCTTGATAAAATCTCGTTTGTTTAAAATCCTCTAATCCAAACATAGCTTCTATCTCCTCTCTACTTTTACTAGGTAACTTATACACTAATTTAGGGTAAAAGATT from Gloeocapsa sp. DLM2.Bin57 carries:
- a CDS encoding formylglycine-generating enzyme family protein, producing KYCFGDDSSQLKDYAWYGDNSNRQTHPVGQKKPNAWGLYDMHGNVWEWCADDWHDNYQGAPNDGSIWLDGNKQEQKLLGGSCYSCSNYCRSAYRISCARDRRSYKCGFRIIFILSRIT
- a CDS encoding DUF4351 domain-containing protein; translation: MKTDSLFYNIFLTLTETFFELIGLPATVNNQYQFTSREVKQLSFRLDGIFYPKLVYKLPSKSREEIEAMFGLEDFKQTRFYQEAKAEGEASLILRLLKRKFGQLSPSNETLINQLSLTQLEDLGEALLDFQQEQDLLDWLTRNKFPNT